A region of Epinephelus fuscoguttatus linkage group LG1, E.fuscoguttatus.final_Chr_v1 DNA encodes the following proteins:
- the drd5a gene encoding D(1B) dopamine receptor has product MADNCARPRARSNGLQFYLKSHMENPAKYLSSVQGIDSVPAPLGEIMWNSTETESTKDRRKDMVVRTVTGCLLSLLILWTLLGNILVCSAVLRFRHLRTKVTNIFIVSLALSDLFVAVLVMPWKAVAEVAGYWPFGTFCNVWVAFDIMCSTASILNLCIISVDRYWAISSPFRYERKMTQRVAFVMISITWTLSVLISFIPVQLNWHKASGDDMAGTHNYSTSRQIEENCDSSLSREYAISSSLISFYIPVAIMIVTYTRIYRIAQIQIRRIASLERAAEHAQSCRTNRIECQHHNTLKTSIKRETKVFKTLSVIMGVFVCCWLPFFVLNCMVPFCDRPATDRDAGLPCVSETTFDVFVWFGWTNSSLNPIIYAFNAEFRKAFASLLGCRNFCSSTPVETVNISNELVSYNQDTLIHKEIANAYVNMIPNVVECIEHEETFDRISQFSHNNDNATDSVCDLEDCQADISLDRMSPFTPNGLH; this is encoded by the coding sequence ATGGCTGATAACTGCGCCCGTCCCCGCGCACGGAGCAATGGACTGCAGTTTTACTTAAAGAGCCACATGGAGAACCCAGCCAAGTATCTCTCGTCGGTGCAGGGGATTGACTCTGTGCCGGCTCCCCTCGGAGAGATTATGTGGAACAGCACCGAAACGGAGTCGACTAAGGACCGGAGGAAGGACATGGTGGTACGcactgtgacaggctgtctgctgtcCCTACTCATCCTATGGACCCTGCTTGGGAACATCCTGGTATGCTCCGCGGTGCTGCGCTTTCGCCACCTGCGGACCAAAGTCACCAACATTTTCATCGTCTCCCTGGCTCTGTCGGATTTATTTGTGGCCGTTCTGGTGATGCCCTGGAAAGCTGTGGCAGAGGTGGCGGGGTACTGGCCGTTTGGCACTTTCTGTAACGTCTGGGTGGCGTTTGACATTATGTGCTCCACCGCCTCCATCCTCAACCTCTGCATCATCAGCGTGGATAGATACTGGGCCATCTCGAGTCCCTTCCGCTACGAGAGGAAGATGACCCAACGTGTTGCCTTTGTTATGATTAGCATCACTTGGACGTTGTCTGTGCTGATTTCATTCATACCGGTCCAGCTCAACTGGCACAAAGCCAGCGGTGACGACATGGCTGGGACGCACAACTATTCCACAAGTCGACAGATAGAGGAAAACTGCGACTCCAGTCTGAGCAGAGAGTATGCCATTTCCTCCTCTTTGATAAGTTTCTATATCCCCGTGGCGATTATGATTGTGACTTACACCAGAATATACCGGATTGCACAAATACAAATTAGAAGAATAGCCTCCCTGGAGAGAGCGGCAGAGCACGCGCAAAGTTGCAGGACAAACAGAATAGAGTGCCAACACCAcaacaccttgaaaacgtcGATTAAACGGgaaaccaaagtgttcaaaACTCTTTCGGTGATCATGGGTGTCTTCGTGTGTTGCTGGTTACCTTTCTTCGTCCTCAACTGTATGGTTCCGTTCTGCGACAGACCGGCAACAGACCGGGACGCGGGTCTGCCGTGCGTCAGCGAGACGACTTTTGACGTCTTCGTGTGGTTCGGCTGGACCAACTCCTCCCTGAACCCCATCATTTACGCCTTCAATGCCGAGTTCAGGAAGGCCTTCGCCAGCCTGTTGGGCTGTCGCAACTTCTGCTCCAGCACCCCGGTGGAGACTGTCAACATCAGCAACGAGCTGGTCTCATATAATCAAGACACCCTCATTCACAAAGAAATCGCCAACGCGTATGTCAACATGATCCCCAACGTGGTTGAATGTATTGAGCATGAAGAGACTTTTGACAGGATTTCACAGTTTTCTCACAATAATGACAACGCCACCGACTCGGTTTGTGACTTAGAGGACTGCCAGGCAGATATCAGTCTTGACAGGATGTCACCGTTCACACCTAATGGATTACACTGA
- the otop1 gene encoding proton channel OTOP1, which produces MSLTMVEHSGLDIMCLNKYCHSSSSSSSSEQDKKMFTKLKLRLSGEYPQKNAEFLSGQYGTNLLLIGMALMLAIAHHGPSVKEEHLLSFVSCLMILQLIWMMWYILVRDRQKNTLTEKDVHATTCWIRGGLTLLALLSLIMDAFRIGYYVGYQSCVSAVLGVYPVIHATHTIAQVHFLWFHIKDVIKSFETFERFGVMHAVFTNLLLWCNGVMSEAEHFLNNHKRRLTALGYGNLTIVHSEPHCNCTTSTCSMFSSSLFYLYPFNVEYHIFVSAMLFVMWKNIGRTIDLSSNRKRLATKTEGLTVGPILGLLALASTIGILVVYVTHVEESLRMRQSAISMFYIYGIVMLVFMCSAGGSGLLIYRADHVPLDTSKNPSRQLDTELLFGSSIGSWLMSWCSVVAALGATSNPPYRWTNLIFSLLLVLEKYIQNLFIVESLYRQQEDGEREDPELPAAPEIFSVTSSLAPPFNGIINRAYETPDRNCATMENEQEESGRVYRCPRKPSEVPLPVGNNVKEPPNRKRQILKNIAVFQIMCNISLWILPAFGCRPQYDNGLEQETFGFSIWTTVLNFAIPLNLFYRMHSVASLFEVFRRV; this is translated from the exons ATGTCTCTCACCATGGTGGAGCACAGCGGCCTGGATATCATGTGTCTGAATAAGTACTGTCACAGTTCGTCCTCGTCGTCCAGCTCCGAGCAGGACAAGAAGATGTTCACCAAACTAAAACTCCGTCTGTCAGGGGAGTACCCGCAGAAGAATGCAGAGTTCCTCAGCGGGCAGTACGGAACCAATCTGCTGCTGATCGGGATGGCGCTGATGCTGGCTATCGCGCACCACGGCCCCTCTGTCAAGGAAGAGCACCTGCTGTCCTTTGTCAGCTGCCTCATGATCCTCCAGCTGATATGGATGATGTGGTACATCCTGGTGCGGGACAGACAGAAGAACACGCTCACCGAGAAAGATGTCCACGCCACCACATGCTGGATAAGAG GTGGTTTGACTCTCCTTGCACTCCTTTCACTGATCATGGACGCTTTCCGAATTGGGTATTATGTTGGCTATCAGTCTTGTGTGTCGGCTGTGCTCGGGGTATATCCTGTCATCCATGCAACTCACACCATAGCACAG GTACATTTTCTCTGGTTTCACATTAAGGATGTCATCAAGAGCTTTGAAACATTTGAGAG atttggtGTAATGCATGCAGTCTTTACCAACCTCCTCCTGTGGTGCAACGGCGTGATGTCAGAGGCCGAGCACTTCTTGAACAACCATAAGAGAAGACTCACTGCCCTGGGCTACGGAAACCTCACCATAG tGCACTCAGAGCCTCACTGTAACTGCACCACCAGCACTTGCTCCATGTTCTCCAGCAGCCTCTTCTATCTCTACCCCTTTAATGTCGAGTACCACATCTTTGTCTCTGCCATGCTCTTCGTCATGTGGAAGAACATCGGACGGACCATTGACCTTTCCTCAAACCGGAAGAGGCTAGCTACCAAAACTGAGGGCCTGACTGTGGGCCCCATTTTGGGTCTACTTGCACTGGCCAGCACTATTGGGATCCTGGTGGTCTACGTTACCCATGTTGAGGAATCCCTCCGAATGCGTCAGTCAGCCATTTCCATGTTCTACATTTATGGCATTGTCATGCTAGTGTTCATGTGCTCTGCTGGTGGTTCAGGTCTGCTCATATACCGGGCGGACCACGTGCCACTGGACACCTCCAAGAACCCGTCGAGACAGCTGGACACAGAACTGCTGTTTGGGTCCTCTATTGGCTCCTGGCTCATGTCCTGGTGCAGCGTAGTGGCTGCATTAGGTGCCACAAGCAATCCTCCTTACCGCTGGACCAACCTCATCTTCTCTCTGCTACTTGTGCTGGAGAAGTACATCCAAAACCTCTTCATTGTAGAGTCCCTGTATCGCCAGCAAGAGgacggagagagggaggacCCCGAGTTACCAGCTGCCCCAGAAATCTTCTCAGTGACATCCTCTTTGGCCCCACCGTTCAATGGCATCATCAACCGAGCCTACGAGACTCCAGACAGAAACTGTGCCACCATGGAGAAcgagcaggaggagagcgggCGGGTGTACAGATGTCCGAGGAAACCTTCTGAGGTGCCGCTGCCTGTGGGAAACAATGTAAAGGAGCCCCCGAATAGAAAAAGGCAAATCCTGAAGAACATCGCTGTCTTCCAGATAATGTGCAACATTTCG CTGTGGATCCTTCCTGCCTTTGGCTGCCGGCCACAGTACGACAACGGGTTGGAACAGGAGACATTTGGCTTTAGCATATGGACCACAGTTCTCAATTTCGCCATTCCTTTGAACCTTTTCTACCGCATGCACTCAGTCGCCTCCCTCTTCGAGGTGTTCCGCCGGGTCTGA